In bacterium, a genomic segment contains:
- a CDS encoding choice-of-anchor D domain-containing protein, which produces MASLLTFSLSGQVSAQSGLAASSWPSARHDSQLRGRALVNGPSAPRIRFATTVGAGALGDPVVGEDGTVYVSGRVDNKLYALTPAGNLKWTFAGHIPPPKQEFFMAPPAIMRDGTLLIASTDTICTKDKPGEFFYAINPDGTLRWKKELEGGTVFAANVGSNDSIYVVTDFCWLYSLDPRGYLASPDTIVNWRTNLRALPENAAAINLSDLPVVVAGDTVMTILRYGSFRFKRNYTPGDTLQGLVVDEAGNLYLTTRDHGRVLSVSATGALRWLREPDASFGIPALPALGDDGTLYLTSLQGGWLLALDTSTGAERWRKQLPGGDFISPAVLDAAGHLYAVHSTEGLVCLAADGTLRWSRPEVRGSPGTSPAFGADGTIYVSGDRTLYAIGQSSTIQVSPAVLEFGQVCLNTATTTAFTIENLSSDPVVISSIISDHPALSLISPLPRTLPPHSEDTLRVALVLSRTGAFTANLTISSSSGEQVILPVTAEGVEPQIALEAHPPDFGEICAGEEVSAEVFIINPSATCSLRVDSFAVAFSMTPRKGLASEQPAEAAATPFFIAPQDTFKLIISTVQNSPGAFEAKVTVWSNAGGPKEIKIPGTVVPPKIAGTDTRDFGRVPVSQTRTDSVLVWNDGRCELKISEFLLRGPDSASFALATVPPQRTLQAGDTLSLRVTFTPARAGIHVAQLLVISDAEPDTLVIELRGTGVPPGPIMVLGPPDTLVLKTCLTDTTTGYIKIRNVGAGDLIINSVLIDNPAFALAVRPVFPIKIQGSEEYQLAIRFAAPALGEYRGLLTVSSNDTTSDSTVELIGRVNGPEARLSADPSAYGDVCVGTPATSHVCIKNPTGCELLIDRIVFIFTEGGVARLLAPELPLTASTPPIVISPGDSLCFPVSVTPGTAGSFQVEVRVVSNAVNADTSITITGTAISPVIAGADTVNFGAVVVGNSKKKEAPVWNAGECPIKIDSLVVTGTDASYFTVGPITLPISLAKGDTAKIPVTFSPTKAREYAATLLVYSNGLPNPLRIALRGVGVPQPPVPDIKVEPLALDFGNVFLTNDSTLIVTVSNEGGLELTVHSPKIIGDSAFTAPLDSFNLQPGASRMLPVTFAPSDTGDFPAQLWIMSTDPDAEEDTVVVSMRGRGISPVSAPKGVAFEKVCLGESGRQTITITNHGSKEIAADTLFFTAGLPEFKVEPVNDFRVPAGGTNTLEITFTPRTVDPVFDTLRIPWRQVEGVKIPATSIAVSGSGVAGQLIAGDSVVVFPDTKIGETAVRSYVIHNVGTCSLRVNSLWITGAGFTLDPAPDVPIVIAKGGSYLVNNIKFSPDTTGLYEGVLHIVHNDLPHNPKLVKLQGKGTSVNITIVPNPKVFRQVDVGASECDSVEVINQGTENLIVDIVYTTSSPRLAFFVEQDEFQLLPGAHKKIEVCFTPPDTGTYRGTLALRDRDGRTFPATLIGRGMAAYISVNPASLKFEDVPTKTTAVRQFVISNKGNKALAINEIRVSPPYRVKHPSEYPPIPPFDGIEITVEFTPPEDREYQDSLVILSNAHNGRGLPVPLDGRGFTEQPPVVCLRASAASLDFGRVRVRHDSIRTVELINCGEVALDVDRPGVASQHFEILEPGGAFTLQPNEVKSVRVRFHPQIAGPKGDELVINAHDSLDRPVTEDVNLTGDGRPNPNIAVRVTPAIFTPNGDTYNDRVKFDYKDFEVTEPVLRVFNIRGAVVATLELDDKGEYYWDGHDRQKGGKPLAAGIYLWLIEDGGKKLGSGYISLVR; this is translated from the coding sequence GTGGCGAGCCTGCTTACCTTCAGCTTGTCCGGTCAAGTGTCGGCGCAATCTGGGCTGGCGGCCAGTTCCTGGCCCAGCGCGCGCCATGACAGTCAATTGCGTGGCCGGGCCTTGGTCAATGGGCCGTCTGCCCCCAGGATTCGTTTTGCCACGACGGTCGGCGCCGGAGCCTTGGGCGATCCCGTCGTGGGGGAAGACGGCACGGTCTACGTCTCCGGCCGTGTCGACAACAAGCTCTATGCCCTCACGCCCGCGGGCAATCTCAAGTGGACCTTCGCGGGCCACATTCCTCCGCCCAAGCAGGAGTTCTTCATGGCGCCGCCCGCAATCATGCGGGACGGCACGCTGCTGATCGCCTCCACCGACACCATCTGCACCAAGGACAAACCGGGCGAATTCTTTTACGCCATCAACCCCGACGGCACCTTGCGCTGGAAGAAAGAGCTGGAAGGCGGGACCGTGTTTGCCGCCAACGTCGGCAGCAATGACAGCATCTACGTCGTCACCGATTTCTGCTGGCTCTATTCGCTCGATCCCCGCGGCTATCTCGCCTCACCGGATACCATCGTCAACTGGCGCACCAACCTGCGCGCCCTGCCCGAAAACGCCGCGGCAATCAATCTCAGCGATTTGCCCGTTGTCGTCGCGGGTGACACCGTGATGACGATCCTGCGTTACGGTTCTTTTCGCTTCAAACGCAACTACACACCGGGCGACACGCTGCAAGGTCTGGTCGTCGATGAAGCCGGCAATCTCTACTTGACCACGCGCGATCACGGCCGCGTTCTGAGCGTGAGTGCCACCGGCGCGTTGCGCTGGCTGCGCGAGCCCGATGCGAGTTTCGGCATACCCGCGCTGCCGGCGTTGGGCGACGACGGCACGCTCTACCTCACCAGCTTGCAAGGCGGCTGGTTGCTCGCGCTCGACACCAGCACCGGCGCGGAACGCTGGCGCAAACAACTGCCGGGCGGTGATTTCATTTCGCCGGCCGTGCTCGACGCTGCCGGCCATCTCTACGCGGTGCACAGCACGGAGGGTTTGGTTTGCCTGGCGGCCGACGGCACCCTGCGCTGGTCGCGCCCCGAAGTCCGCGGCAGCCCGGGCACCTCACCGGCCTTTGGCGCGGACGGCACGATCTACGTGAGCGGCGACCGCACGCTTTATGCGATCGGCCAAAGCAGCACCATTCAAGTCTCTCCCGCGGTGCTGGAATTCGGGCAGGTGTGCCTCAACACCGCAACAACCACGGCGTTCACGATCGAAAACCTCAGCAGCGATCCGGTTGTCATCTCCTCCATTATCAGCGATCATCCCGCCCTGAGTCTGATTTCGCCGCTTCCCCGCACGCTGCCGCCGCACAGCGAAGATACGCTGAGGGTGGCGCTGGTGCTGTCGCGAACCGGCGCATTCACCGCGAACCTGACCATTTCCAGCAGCAGCGGTGAGCAAGTCATCCTGCCAGTCACGGCAGAAGGCGTCGAGCCACAAATCGCTTTGGAAGCACATCCGCCTGATTTCGGCGAGATCTGCGCAGGCGAGGAAGTCTCCGCGGAAGTTTTCATCATCAACCCCAGCGCGACGTGCTCCCTGCGGGTGGACTCCTTCGCCGTGGCATTCTCCATGACCCCGCGCAAAGGACTGGCGTCGGAACAGCCCGCGGAGGCGGCTGCCACGCCGTTCTTCATTGCGCCCCAAGATACATTCAAGCTCATCATCAGTACGGTTCAAAACAGCCCCGGCGCTTTTGAAGCCAAAGTGACGGTTTGGTCGAATGCCGGCGGACCCAAGGAAATCAAGATTCCAGGCACGGTGGTGCCACCCAAGATTGCGGGAACCGACACACGCGATTTCGGCAGGGTGCCGGTGAGCCAAACTCGCACTGATTCCGTGTTGGTTTGGAATGACGGCCGGTGCGAATTGAAAATCAGCGAATTCCTGCTGCGCGGCCCGGATTCCGCCAGTTTCGCATTGGCCACGGTGCCGCCGCAGCGGACTCTGCAAGCGGGTGACACCCTGAGCCTGCGGGTCACCTTTACTCCCGCCCGTGCGGGCATTCATGTGGCGCAACTGCTGGTCATCAGCGATGCCGAGCCGGATACGCTGGTGATCGAATTGCGCGGGACCGGTGTGCCGCCAGGGCCGATAATGGTTTTGGGGCCTCCCGACACGCTTGTGCTCAAAACATGCTTGACGGATACCACCACGGGCTACATCAAGATTCGCAATGTGGGAGCGGGTGATCTGATCATCAACAGTGTTTTGATCGACAACCCGGCCTTTGCTTTGGCGGTGCGGCCGGTATTTCCGATCAAGATTCAGGGAAGCGAAGAGTATCAGTTGGCCATCCGTTTCGCGGCGCCGGCACTGGGCGAGTATCGCGGACTGCTCACGGTGAGCAGCAATGACACCACCAGCGATTCCACGGTGGAGTTGATCGGCCGGGTGAACGGGCCTGAAGCTCGGCTTTCTGCCGATCCTTCGGCATATGGCGATGTTTGCGTGGGCACGCCCGCCACCAGTCACGTCTGCATCAAGAATCCCACGGGCTGTGAATTGCTGATTGATCGCATCGTTTTCATTTTTACCGAAGGCGGAGTGGCGCGGCTGCTTGCACCTGAGCTTCCATTGACAGCCAGCACGCCGCCGATTGTGATTTCGCCGGGCGATTCACTTTGCTTCCCCGTCAGCGTGACGCCGGGAACGGCCGGGTCTTTCCAGGTGGAAGTCCGCGTCGTGTCCAACGCGGTCAATGCGGACACCAGCATCACCATTACCGGCACGGCCATTTCTCCGGTCATCGCCGGCGCGGACACGGTGAATTTTGGTGCGGTCGTGGTTGGAAATTCAAAGAAGAAAGAAGCGCCGGTTTGGAACGCGGGCGAGTGCCCCATCAAAATCGACAGTTTGGTGGTAACCGGCACTGATGCGAGCTACTTCACCGTCGGGCCAATCACTCTGCCGATCTCGTTGGCAAAGGGCGATACTGCGAAAATTCCCGTGACTTTTTCGCCCACTAAAGCGCGGGAATATGCCGCGACATTGCTGGTTTACAGCAACGGCCTGCCCAATCCGCTGCGAATCGCGCTGCGCGGGGTGGGCGTGCCGCAGCCGCCGGTTCCTGACATCAAAGTGGAGCCGTTGGCATTGGATTTTGGCAATGTCTTCCTCACGAACGATTCCACCCTGATCGTGACGGTGTCGAATGAAGGTGGCTTAGAACTGACGGTTCACAGTCCCAAGATCATCGGTGACAGCGCTTTCACTGCTCCGCTTGATTCATTCAACCTGCAACCCGGTGCGAGTCGCATGCTGCCGGTAACCTTTGCACCGAGCGACACGGGCGATTTTCCCGCTCAGTTGTGGATTATGAGCACTGATCCTGATGCGGAAGAGGACACTGTTGTTGTGTCGATGCGTGGCCGGGGCATCTCGCCGGTCTCGGCGCCCAAGGGGGTGGCATTTGAGAAGGTCTGCCTAGGCGAGAGCGGTAGGCAGACCATCACCATCACCAATCACGGCAGCAAAGAGATTGCCGCTGACACCTTGTTCTTTACGGCTGGCCTGCCGGAGTTCAAGGTGGAACCCGTCAATGATTTCCGGGTGCCTGCCGGCGGAACGAACACGCTCGAGATTACTTTCACCCCACGAACTGTGGACCCGGTTTTCGACACGCTGCGCATTCCGTGGCGCCAGGTAGAGGGAGTCAAGATTCCTGCCACGTCGATCGCAGTCTCCGGCAGCGGCGTGGCCGGCCAATTGATCGCCGGTGACAGCGTGGTGGTCTTTCCTGATACAAAAATCGGCGAGACGGCCGTCAGGTCTTATGTGATCCACAACGTCGGCACCTGCAGCCTGCGAGTTAATTCGCTCTGGATCACCGGCGCGGGCTTTACGCTCGATCCCGCTCCCGACGTGCCTATTGTCATCGCCAAAGGCGGCAGTTACCTCGTCAATAATATCAAATTCAGCCCCGACACCACCGGCCTGTATGAGGGTGTCTTGCACATTGTCCACAACGATTTGCCGCACAACCCGAAGCTGGTCAAGTTGCAGGGTAAGGGTACTTCGGTGAACATCACCATCGTTCCGAATCCCAAAGTTTTTCGCCAGGTGGATGTTGGTGCGTCCGAGTGTGATTCTGTCGAGGTGATCAATCAAGGTACCGAGAATCTCATTGTCGACATTGTCTACACGACTTCCTCGCCGCGGTTGGCTTTCTTTGTTGAGCAAGATGAGTTTCAGCTTCTCCCCGGTGCGCACAAGAAAATCGAAGTCTGTTTCACCCCGCCGGATACGGGGACATATCGAGGTACGTTAGCCCTACGCGATCGGGATGGCCGGACCTTCCCGGCAACATTAATAGGCCGCGGCATGGCGGCATATATCAGCGTGAACCCGGCAAGTTTGAAATTCGAGGATGTCCCCACAAAAACGACCGCCGTTCGACAGTTTGTGATTAGCAACAAGGGCAATAAGGCACTTGCCATCAACGAGATTAGAGTGTCGCCGCCGTACCGCGTGAAGCATCCGAGTGAGTACCCACCGATTCCTCCGTTTGATGGCATTGAGATTACGGTGGAGTTTACCCCGCCGGAAGATCGCGAATACCAGGATTCGCTTGTGATTCTCAGTAACGCTCATAACGGACGCGGACTGCCTGTTCCGCTTGACGGTCGCGGCTTCACCGAGCAACCGCCGGTGGTTTGCCTTCGCGCTTCCGCTGCCTCGCTCGATTTTGGCCGCGTGCGTGTCCGCCATGACAGCATCCGCACCGTGGAACTGATCAACTGCGGCGAAGTGGCGCTGGACGTGGACCGCCCGGGTGTTGCCAGTCAGCATTTCGAGATCTTGGAGCCGGGCGGCGCCTTCACGTTGCAGCCCAATGAAGTCAAATCCGTCCGCGTGAGATTTCATCCCCAGATCGCCGGTCCGAAGGGTGACGAGCTTGTGATCAACGCGCACGACTCGCTGGACCGTCCGGTGACAGAGGATGTGAATCTCACCGGCGACGGCCGGCCCAATCCCAACATCGCGGTGCGGGTGACGCCCGCCATTTTCACGCCCAATGGCGACACTTACAACGATCGCGTCAAGTTCGATTACAAGGATTTCGAAGTTACTGAGCCAGTACTGCGCGTTTTCAACATCCGCGGCGCCGTGGTGGCAACCCTCGAGCTCGATGACAAGGGGGAATACTACTGGGACGGCCACGATCGTCAAAAAGGCGGCAAGCCGCTCGCTGCGGGAATCTACCTGTGGCTGATCGAAGACGGGGGCAAGAAGTTGGGAAGTGGCTATATCAGTTTGGTGCGCTAA
- a CDS encoding TIGR00366 family protein, giving the protein MTAPKIPHTLVLIFSIIVLMGALTWMVPAGQYARAEKQGRTVVVPGTYQRTAQQQQNLADMLAAPIRGFVEAANIIAFIFIAGGAFGVVTTTGAVNSAIAATARALERSPALRLATIPLMTILFSLAGATFGMSEEVLVFVLIFIPFALALGYDSIVGVAIPFVGAGTGFAAAFLNPFTVGIAQGIAELPLFSGLLFRLLVWAVVTLLAVIFIMRYAGKVKRDPRSSPVYELDRQRRQEHAGETPAPLGRRQKLVLAVFVLAVLGLIMGALEFNWYITEIGALFIAMGMLSGLVAGMSLNQTAEAFIAGAKDMMTAALVVAFSRGILVIATDGKIIDTILNALAGLTAQSHPVISGYLMLFVQACINFFVPSGSGQAALTMPIMAPLSDLLGLTRQTAVLIFQFGDGFNNLIIPTSGVTMGVLGIAKIPFEKWVRWILPLQALFFAAALVFITLAVLRHWGPH; this is encoded by the coding sequence ATGACCGCTCCCAAGATTCCGCACACGCTGGTTTTGATCTTCAGCATCATCGTGCTGATGGGTGCCCTCACCTGGATGGTGCCCGCGGGTCAGTACGCGCGCGCCGAAAAGCAGGGCCGCACCGTGGTCGTACCCGGCACCTATCAACGCACGGCGCAACAGCAACAAAACCTGGCCGACATGCTGGCCGCACCCATTCGCGGCTTCGTGGAAGCGGCCAACATCATTGCCTTCATCTTCATCGCCGGCGGTGCCTTCGGCGTGGTGACCACCACCGGCGCGGTCAACAGCGCGATTGCGGCAACCGCCCGCGCCCTCGAACGCAGCCCGGCCCTGCGCCTGGCCACCATTCCGTTGATGACGATCCTGTTCTCGCTGGCGGGCGCGACCTTCGGCATGAGTGAAGAGGTGCTGGTGTTCGTACTCATCTTCATTCCCTTCGCGCTGGCGCTGGGCTATGATTCCATCGTTGGTGTCGCGATTCCGTTTGTCGGCGCGGGCACGGGCTTCGCCGCCGCCTTTCTCAATCCCTTTACGGTCGGCATCGCGCAAGGCATTGCGGAGTTGCCGCTGTTCTCCGGTTTGCTGTTTCGGTTGCTGGTCTGGGCGGTGGTCACGCTGCTGGCGGTGATTTTTATCATGCGCTACGCCGGCAAAGTCAAACGCGACCCGCGCTCGAGCCCGGTGTATGAACTCGACCGCCAGCGCCGGCAGGAGCACGCCGGCGAGACGCCCGCGCCGCTGGGCCGGCGGCAAAAACTGGTGCTGGCAGTGTTCGTGCTGGCGGTGCTGGGCTTGATTATGGGTGCACTGGAGTTCAATTGGTACATCACCGAGATTGGCGCGCTGTTCATCGCCATGGGCATGCTCAGCGGGTTGGTGGCCGGCATGAGTCTGAACCAAACCGCGGAAGCCTTCATCGCCGGCGCCAAAGACATGATGACCGCGGCGCTGGTGGTCGCGTTCTCGCGCGGCATTCTGGTGATTGCCACCGACGGCAAAATCATCGACACGATTCTCAACGCGCTGGCCGGTCTCACGGCGCAGTCGCATCCCGTTATCTCGGGTTATCTCATGCTGTTCGTGCAGGCCTGCATCAATTTCTTCGTGCCCTCGGGCAGCGGCCAGGCGGCGCTCACCATGCCGATCATGGCGCCGCTGAGCGATCTGCTCGGCCTGACGCGGCAGACCGCGGTGCTCATTTTTCAATTCGGCGACGGCTTCAACAATCTCATCATTCCCACTTCCGGGGTGACCATGGGCGTGCTCGGCATCGCCAAGATTCCGTTTGAAAAATGGGTGCGCTGGATCTTGCCGCTGCAGGCGCTGTTCTTTGCCGCGGCGCTGGTTTTCATCACGCTCGCGGTGCTGAGGCATTGGGGGCCGCATTGA
- a CDS encoding M20/M25/M40 family metallo-hydrolase: MPFTGAQIEGLQELFLHLARIPGVSLAERRIADEVTALLRAAGGRVHEDGAGARLQGNAGNLLCFPPGFKENSPALLLSAHLDTVQSTADLQPVVSARDIRSGGNTILGADNRLGLAVLVHLLRTVASGNSLHQNFMVAFTVAEELGMLGAAQLDLSSFHISGGFVFDCSKRPGVYIREAAGSTVFKMTFLGKAAHAGVAPEEGINAIALACRALAGVTSGRIDADLVLNLGKIGGGSATNVVPDRVTVEGEMRSFSAERLRRHLAELRQVCEQALPHPQALRFESQTDFAPYVLPTDSPVVQRLEQALRRVQLTPQPIRYMGGSDANVWNAKGIPAVNLGIGAQKPHSFEEFVLLEDLLKTAEIAFALVA, from the coding sequence ATGCCATTCACCGGTGCACAAATCGAGGGCCTGCAGGAGCTGTTCCTGCATTTGGCCCGGATCCCCGGCGTCTCGCTCGCGGAACGCCGCATCGCCGATGAAGTCACCGCCCTGCTGCGGGCGGCGGGCGGGCGGGTGCATGAAGATGGCGCGGGCGCGCGTTTGCAGGGCAACGCCGGCAATCTCCTCTGTTTCCCTCCTGGTTTCAAAGAAAACTCCCCTGCCCTGCTGTTGAGCGCGCATCTGGACACGGTGCAGTCGACCGCCGACCTGCAGCCGGTCGTCAGTGCCCGCGACATTCGCTCCGGCGGCAACACCATTTTGGGAGCGGATAACCGCCTCGGCCTCGCGGTGCTGGTTCATCTGCTGCGGACCGTTGCCTCCGGCAACTCTCTCCATCAAAACTTCATGGTGGCCTTCACCGTGGCCGAAGAGTTGGGCATGCTGGGCGCCGCCCAACTCGATCTTTCATCCTTCCATATTAGCGGCGGCTTCGTGTTCGATTGCTCGAAGCGGCCCGGCGTTTACATTCGTGAAGCCGCCGGCTCAACCGTGTTCAAAATGACCTTTCTCGGTAAGGCAGCACATGCCGGCGTGGCGCCGGAGGAGGGCATCAATGCGATTGCGCTGGCGTGCCGCGCGTTGGCGGGCGTGACCAGCGGCCGGATCGATGCCGACCTGGTGCTCAATCTCGGCAAGATTGGCGGCGGGTCAGCCACCAATGTCGTGCCCGATCGCGTCACAGTGGAGGGCGAAATGCGTTCCTTCTCCGCCGAGCGCTTGCGCCGGCACCTGGCCGAATTACGGCAGGTCTGCGAACAGGCGCTGCCCCATCCCCAAGCTTTGCGGTTCGAAAGCCAGACGGATTTTGCCCCCTATGTTTTGCCTACCGATTCGCCGGTGGTGCAGCGCCTGGAACAGGCGCTGCGGCGGGTGCAGCTCACGCCGCAGCCGATTCGTTACATGGGCGGCAGCGACGCCAACGTGTGGAACGCGAAGGGCATCCCGGCCGTCAACCTCGGCATCGGTGCGCAAAAACCGCACAGCTTCGAAGAATTCGTGCTGCTTGAAGATTTGCTCAAAACCGCTGAGATTGCTTTCGCGCTGGTGGCGTAG
- a CDS encoding cyanophycinase — translation MKHRFGGGAVVLFVLVSALGAAGQPKGHLLIIGGGKRGAAIMEKFVALAGASRAKVVVFPMASGYAHEVGPEQAQELLALGCGEARALNLTRSQADSDSVLALLAGVTGVFFSGGDQSRLTAVLKGTRVEGRLHELYAAGAVLGGTSAGAAVMSEVMITGDERRPVADSTFNQIEAENIVTAPGFGFVRTAIVDQHFVRRRRHNRLISLVLEQPKLLGLGIDEGTALWVKPDQTFEVIGDHGVIVYDATQARTQQDSETRGLRASGVRMHVLRTGARFDLKSKKVLQLAPR, via the coding sequence ATGAAGCACCGATTCGGTGGCGGCGCGGTTGTCCTCTTCGTGCTGGTAAGCGCGCTCGGCGCCGCCGGCCAGCCCAAAGGTCATTTGCTCATCATCGGCGGCGGCAAGCGCGGCGCGGCGATCATGGAAAAATTCGTGGCGCTGGCGGGCGCCAGCCGGGCCAAGGTCGTAGTGTTTCCCATGGCCAGCGGCTATGCCCACGAGGTCGGGCCGGAGCAGGCGCAAGAGCTGCTCGCGCTCGGCTGCGGTGAAGCGAGGGCGCTGAATCTCACTCGCAGCCAGGCGGATTCGGATTCCGTTTTGGCCCTGCTGGCAGGCGTGACCGGCGTGTTCTTTTCCGGCGGCGATCAATCGCGCCTGACCGCGGTGTTGAAAGGAACGCGAGTCGAGGGCCGCCTGCACGAGCTCTATGCCGCGGGCGCGGTGCTCGGCGGCACGAGCGCCGGCGCCGCGGTGATGAGCGAGGTGATGATCACCGGCGACGAACGCCGGCCGGTGGCGGATTCGACCTTCAACCAAATCGAGGCGGAGAATATCGTGACTGCGCCCGGTTTCGGCTTCGTCAGGACTGCGATCGTCGATCAGCATTTCGTGCGGCGCCGTCGCCACAATCGTTTGATCAGCCTGGTGCTGGAGCAGCCGAAGCTGCTCGGCCTCGGCATCGACGAGGGTACCGCGCTTTGGGTGAAACCCGATCAGACGTTCGAAGTGATCGGCGACCACGGCGTCATCGTTTATGACGCGACCCAAGCGCGCACTCAGCAAGATTCAGAAACCCGCGGCCTGCGCGCCAGCGGCGTGCGCATGCACGTGCTGCGCACCGGCGCACGCTTCGATTTGAAATCCAAAAAAGTCCTGCAACTGGCGCCGCGATGA
- a CDS encoding T9SS type A sorting domain-containing protein, producing MKRSLLLVFVAAFLGVEFAGAQPSATGDNGVLGFNLNSYGRFRVSKSPYTSSAREVDRMSFIAALSEEDVFDYNEDGDSTSVTAAEITIPGVDAAYQCITDNEYSGEPPAVRVVHTVMSWNSTPYVFIRFQAVNTTAAPLELYLGAAVIPRPSQTYGSETVAYDAAGNTAYYYRTGETPYWGTRLLNKPAYSVKIRDWDAYSPNPDSDEATDSTRYAMTAASGFDDALTVGANGSIYHHNGGLVTIAAGDTAELVYAVVYGTSLSELLAASAAAQTRYDAIFTAVEASPADTPTGFALQQNYPNPFNPATQIHFTLARPANVQLAVYDASGREVSRLLNGRRPAGEHVVTFEARGLTSGVYFYKLRTGEFTATRKMLLVR from the coding sequence ATGAAAAGATCATTGCTACTGGTTTTCGTCGCGGCATTTCTCGGGGTTGAATTTGCCGGCGCGCAACCCAGCGCCACCGGCGACAACGGTGTGCTCGGTTTCAATCTCAACAGCTATGGCCGCTTCCGCGTGAGCAAATCGCCCTACACCAGCAGCGCGCGGGAAGTGGATCGCATGAGCTTCATTGCGGCGCTCAGCGAAGAGGACGTGTTCGATTATAACGAAGATGGTGACAGCACCAGCGTGACCGCCGCCGAAATTACCATCCCGGGCGTCGATGCCGCCTACCAATGCATCACCGACAACGAATATTCCGGTGAACCGCCCGCCGTTCGCGTGGTGCACACGGTGATGTCCTGGAACAGCACCCCCTACGTTTTCATCCGGTTTCAAGCGGTGAACACCACCGCTGCCCCGCTCGAACTTTATCTGGGCGCGGCCGTTATCCCGCGGCCGTCACAGACTTACGGCAGTGAGACTGTGGCCTACGATGCCGCCGGCAACACGGCCTACTACTATCGCACCGGCGAAACGCCCTATTGGGGCACGCGGCTGCTCAACAAACCGGCGTATTCGGTGAAAATTCGGGATTGGGATGCTTACTCCCCCAATCCCGACTCGGATGAGGCGACGGATTCGACTCGCTACGCCATGACCGCCGCCTCGGGTTTTGATGATGCCCTTACCGTTGGGGCGAATGGCAGCATCTATCATCACAACGGCGGTCTGGTTACGATCGCCGCAGGCGATACGGCAGAACTCGTTTATGCCGTGGTCTATGGGACTTCATTGAGTGAATTGCTGGCTGCCAGTGCCGCGGCACAAACGCGTTATGACGCCATTTTCACTGCAGTGGAAGCGTCGCCAGCCGACACGCCCACAGGCTTCGCTTTGCAGCAGAACTATCCCAATCCCTTCAACCCCGCGACGCAGATCCACTTCACGCTGGCCCGGCCCGCCAACGTGCAGTTGGCGGTCTATGACGCCAGCGGCCGCGAGGTGAGCCGTCTGCTCAACGGCCGGAGGCCCGCGGGCGAGCACGTGGTCACGTTCGAAGCCCGCGGTTTGACCAGCGGTGTTTACTTCTACAAGCTGCGCACCGGGGAATTCACTGCCACCCGCAAGATGCTGTTGGTGAGGTAG